The following are encoded together in the Frankiaceae bacterium genome:
- the dapB gene encoding 4-hydroxy-tetrahydrodipicolinate reductase, translating into MLRVAVLGARGKMGAEVCRAVQVADDLILVAELDKGDGAGSAFDARADVLVDFTHPDAVMENLEFAIGHGIHCVVGTTGFDADRLEAVRGWLASAPSVGVVIAPNFGLGAVLMMRFAEQAAAYFDSVEIVELHHPGKADAPSGTARTTASRIAAARAAAGCAPAPDATSSALDGARGASVDGVPVHSVRVAGLVAHQEVLLGSAGETLTIRHDSTDRASFMPGVLLAVRAVASRPGLTLGIDALL; encoded by the coding sequence ATGCTGCGCGTCGCGGTCCTCGGCGCGCGCGGCAAGATGGGCGCGGAGGTGTGCCGCGCGGTCCAAGTGGCCGACGACCTGATTCTCGTCGCGGAGCTGGACAAGGGCGACGGCGCGGGCAGCGCCTTCGACGCGCGCGCCGACGTGCTCGTGGACTTCACCCACCCCGACGCGGTGATGGAGAACCTCGAGTTCGCGATCGGCCACGGCATCCACTGCGTCGTCGGCACCACGGGCTTCGACGCCGACCGGCTGGAGGCCGTGCGCGGCTGGCTGGCCTCGGCGCCGTCGGTCGGTGTCGTCATCGCCCCGAACTTCGGGCTCGGCGCGGTGCTCATGATGCGGTTCGCGGAGCAGGCGGCGGCGTACTTCGACTCCGTCGAGATCGTCGAGCTGCACCACCCGGGCAAGGCCGACGCGCCGAGCGGAACGGCGCGGACGACGGCGTCCCGGATCGCCGCGGCGCGGGCGGCGGCGGGCTGTGCGCCCGCGCCCGACGCGACGTCGTCGGCGCTGGACGGCGCGCGGGGGGCGTCGGTGGACGGCGTACCCGTGCACTCCGTCCGCGTGGCGGGGCTCGTGGCGCACCAGGAGGTGCTGCTCGGCAGCGCCGGCGAGACGCTCACCATCCGGCACGACTCCACCGACAGGGCGTCGTTCATGCCCGGCGTGCTGCTCGCGGTGCGGGCGGTGGCCTCGCGGCCAGGGCTGACGCTGGGCATCGACGCGCTGCTGTGA